In a genomic window of Silurus meridionalis isolate SWU-2019-XX chromosome 27, ASM1480568v1, whole genome shotgun sequence:
- the LOC124380633 gene encoding C-X-C motif chemokine 11-6-like, which produces MKTAAVFVVFACLFILHVQGQAKTSVTRCLCQGPAANVVRIKNIDKIEFHPASASCENVEIIVIMKNGAGKRCLNPESEFTQKYIMTALKKKNAE; this is translated from the exons atgaagactGCTGCAGTTTTTGTTGTCTTTGCCTGCCTATTTATTCTACATGTACAAG GACAGGCCAAGACCAGTGTAACCAGGTGTTTGTGTCAGGGTCCTGCAGCTAACGTAGTTCgcataaaaaatattgacaagATTGAGTTTCATCCCGCTAGTGCATCTTGTGAAAATGTGGAAATCAT TGTCATTATGAAGAACGGTGCAGGAAAAAGATGCTTGAATCCAGAATCTGAATTTACTCAGAAATACATCATGACAGCATTAAAGAAAAA gaATGCAGAGTAA
- the LOC124380279 gene encoding C-X-C motif chemokine 11-6-like, which yields MKSAAVFVVLACLLFVYVQGQARTSVRRCLCPGRGMNSVRIQRIERMEIYSPSASCENLEIIVVLKNGAGKKCLNPESTFVKNYIRMARQNRVQTQQ from the exons ATGAAGTCTGCTGCAGTTTTTGTTGTGTTAGCCTGCCTGCTTTTTGTTTATGTACAAG GACAGGCCAGGACCAGTGTAAGGAGATGTTTGTGTCCGGGTCGTGGTATGAACAGCGTCCGAATCCAACGTATTGAACGGATGGAAATTTATTCTCCAAGTGCATCTTGTGAAAATCTGGAAATCAT AGTTGTTCTGAAGAATGGTGCTggtaaaaaatgtttgaatcCAGAGTCTACTTTTGTCAAGAATTACATCAGGATGGCCAGACAAAACAG GGTTCAAACGCAGCAGTAA
- the LOC124380634 gene encoding C-X-C motif chemokine 11-6-like, with translation MKTAAVFVVFACLFILHVQGQAKTSVRRCLCRGPAANVVRIKNIEKIEFHPASASCENVEIIVIMKNGAGKRCLNPNSEFTQKYIMTALKKKNAE, from the exons atgaagactGCTGCAGTTTTTGTTGTCTTTGCCTGCCTATTTATTCTACATGTACAAG GACAGGCCAAGACTAGCGTAAGGAGGTGTTTATGTCGGGGTCCTGCAGCTAACGTAGTTCGCattaaaaatatagaaaagatTGAGTTTCATCCCGCTAGTGCATCTTGTGAAAATGTGGAAATCAT TGTCATTATGAAGAATGGTGCAGGAAAAAGATGCTTGAATCCAAACTCTGAATTTACTCAGAAATACATCATGACAGCATTAAAGAAAAA gaATGCAGAGTAA
- the LOC124380635 gene encoding C-X-C motif chemokine 11-6-like translates to MKTVAVFVVFACLLILHVQGQAKTSVRRCLCQGPAANVVRIKNIDKIEFHPASASCENVEIIVIMKNGAGKRCLNPESEFTQKYIMTALKKKNAE, encoded by the exons ATGAAGACTGTTGcagtttttgttgtgtttgccTGCCTACTTATTCTTCATGTACAAG GACAGGCCAAGACTAGCGTAAGGAGGTGTTTGTGTCAGGGTCCTGCAGCTAATGTAGTTCGCATTAAAAATATTGACAAGATTGAGTTTCATCCCGCTAGTGCATCTTGTGAAAATGTGGAAATCAT TGTCATTATGAAGAACGGTGCAGGAAAAAGATGCTTGAATCCAGAATCTGAATTTACTCAGAAATACATCATGACAGCATTAAAGAAAAA gaATGCAGAGTAA
- the LOC124380930 gene encoding C-X-C motif chemokine 11-1-like yields MNNSTEDVYHHYTCGDATRLFVHCFILQASGRTSPRESVCLNETERKMKSAGVFVAVACLLLCTYVQGQARTNSKRCLCQGPVVNAVRPQRIDKIEFYPASATCQNVEVIVTLKNGAGQRCLNPESDFMNYIKKVVKKRNAE; encoded by the exons ATGAATAACAGCACTGAAGATGTTTACCACCACTACACTTGTGGTGATG CAACACGCTTATTTGTTCACTGCTTCATACTCCAGGCTTCTGGACGAACATCACCGAGAGAATCAGTCTGTCTAAACGAGACCGAGAGGAAAATGAAGTCTGCTGGTGTTTTTGTTGCAGTTGCTTGTCTACTCTTATGTACTTATGTACAAG GTCAAGCAAGGACCAATTCCAAGAGGTGTTTGTGTCAGGGTCCTGTAGTCAACGCAGTTCGTCCACAACGGATCGACAAGATTGAATTTTATCCTGCAAGTGCAACTTGTCAGAATGTGGAAGTCAT tgtcACTCTGAAGAATGGTGCAGGACAAAGATGTCTGAACCCCGAATCTGACTTTATGAACTACATCAAGAAAGTTGTTAAAAAAAG GAATGCCGAATAA
- the LOC124380277 gene encoding interleukin-8-like, translating to MSSLKMNSATLTMLPLIMFALTTMLCEGRMGGKAERCLCQMKGKERVNPKLVETFKIFYPSASCSNTEILLTLKQGMKVCLDPKGNQGQKILFGSKLKKNAKGL from the exons ATGTCCAGCCTCAAAATGAACAGTGCAACTCTCACAATGCTGCCCTTGATCATGTTTGCATTGACTACAATGCTTTGTGAAG GAAGGATGGGCGGAAAAGCAGAGCGTTGTTTGTGccaaatgaaaggaaaggagaGGGTAAATCCTAAACTTGTGGAGACTTTTAAGATATTCTACCCAAGTGCCTCCTGTTCAAATACTGAGATTCT TTTGACTCTGAAGCAAGGAATGAAGGTCTGCCTGGACCCAAAAGGAAACCAAGGACAGAAAATCTTATT TGGATCGAAGCTAAAGAAAAACGCCAAGGGATTATAA
- the LOC124380804 gene encoding C-X-C motif chemokine 11-6-like — translation MKTVAVFVVFACLLILHVQGQAKTGVTRCLCQGPAANVVRIKNIDKIEFHPASASCENVEIIVIMKNGAGKRCLNPESEFTQKYIMTALKKKSY, via the exons ATGAAGACTGTTGcagtttttgttgtgtttgccTGCCTACTTATTCTTCATGTACAAG GACAAGCCAAGACCGGTGTAACCAGGTGTTTGTGTCAGGGTCCTGCAGCTAATGTAGTTCGCATTAAAAATATTGACAAGATTGAGTTTCATCCCGCTAGTGCATCTTGTGAAAATGTGGAAATCAT TGTCATTATGAAGAACGGTGCAGGAAAAAGATGCTTGAATCCAGAATCTGAATTTACTCAGAAATACATCATGACAGCATTAAAGAAAAA GAGTTACTGA
- the LOC124380276 gene encoding C-X-C motif chemokine 9-like, giving the protein MNAAIFPLVFLIIFGATVMFCDGRIGGPSERCLCQKTNLQKRVKLQLVETVQVFNPSASCSYTEMIITLRNGRKFCLDLIGRQGRRILSGKNQKKQSKGKTNPRQKGKKQKKNKQQV; this is encoded by the exons ATGAATGCTGCAATTTTTCCACTGGTGTTCCTGATCATCTTTGGAGCAACTGTAATGTTTTGTGACG GACGGATTGGAGGACCATCAGAACGATGTTTATGCCAAAAAACAAATCTACAAAAAAGAGTAAAGCTTCAACTTGTGGAGACGGTCCAGGTCTTCAATCCAAGTGCCTCCTGTTCATACACTGAGATGAT AATCACTTTGAGAAATGGAAGAAAGTTTTGTCTGGATCTAATAGGAAGACAAGGCAGAAGGATTTTGAG TGgaaaaaatcaaaagaaacaATCCAAGGGAAAGACAAATCCAAGACAAAAAGgcaagaagcagaagaagaacaagCAGCAAGTCTGA